One segment of Sinorhizobium sp. BG8 DNA contains the following:
- a CDS encoding tetratricopeptide repeat protein has protein sequence MANQDDSFIREVNEELRSDQMRAIWRRFGRILLGAAVLVVLGTIGKVGYDYWRDSEASAAGDQFLAALTLVKENKKDEALSALSELEKNGFGSYPVLARMRSASLLAENGDAEGAVNAFTAISKDASLPEALRDAARLRAAYLLIDTGTYEQVSAQAEQLATPQNALRHSAREVLGLSAYKNNDFARAKQWFEQITNDAESPRNVANRAQMLLDLIAADGKLS, from the coding sequence ATGGCAAACCAGGACGACAGCTTTATCCGCGAGGTCAATGAGGAACTGCGATCCGACCAGATGCGCGCCATCTGGCGGCGTTTCGGCCGCATCCTCCTCGGGGCGGCGGTCCTGGTCGTTCTCGGGACCATCGGCAAGGTCGGCTACGACTATTGGCGCGATTCCGAAGCGTCGGCCGCTGGCGACCAGTTCCTGGCCGCGCTGACGCTGGTAAAGGAAAACAAGAAGGACGAGGCGCTTTCCGCGCTCTCCGAGCTCGAGAAGAACGGCTTCGGCTCCTATCCGGTGCTCGCACGCATGCGTTCGGCCTCGCTGCTCGCCGAGAACGGCGACGCGGAGGGTGCCGTCAACGCCTTCACCGCGATCTCGAAGGATGCATCGCTTCCGGAGGCGCTGCGCGACGCGGCCCGCCTGCGCGCCGCCTACCTGCTCATCGACACGGGCACCTACGAGCAGGTGTCCGCGCAGGCCGAGCAACTCGCGACGCCGCAGAACGCGCTACGCCATTCTGCCCGGGAAGTTCTCGGACTTTCCGCCTACAAGAACAACGACTTTGCCCGCGCCAAGCAATGGTTCGAGCAGATTACCAACGACGCGGAAAGCCCGCGCAATGTTGCCAACCGGGCGCAGATGCTGCTTGATCTGATTGCCGCGGACGGCAAGCTTTCCTGA
- a CDS encoding NnrU family protein produces the protein MALLIAGIVLFIATHLVRPLAPGLRAAGIQHLGKPVWMGIHGLVSLLSLAMMALGFAEARLTGGMLYNPPVAMRHIALTLMLISSICLVAGFLPAGHIRARLKFPVLVAIKIWALAHLLANGESYSVVLFGAILAWAVILRISLKKRIARGEAVLPQFVSVRYDLVAVVLGLVLYGAIVWKLHEWLIGVSPLA, from the coding sequence ATGGCACTGCTCATTGCCGGCATCGTACTTTTCATCGCCACACATCTCGTCCGCCCGCTTGCGCCAGGCCTCCGGGCAGCGGGAATTCAACATCTCGGCAAGCCCGTCTGGATGGGCATTCACGGGCTCGTCTCGCTTCTCAGCCTTGCGATGATGGCACTTGGTTTCGCCGAGGCACGGCTGACCGGCGGCATGCTCTACAACCCACCCGTCGCCATGCGGCACATTGCGCTGACTTTGATGCTGATCTCGTCGATCTGTCTCGTGGCTGGCTTCCTGCCGGCCGGGCATATTCGCGCCAGGCTGAAGTTTCCCGTGCTCGTTGCCATCAAGATCTGGGCGCTCGCCCATCTGCTCGCCAACGGCGAAAGCTATTCAGTTGTGCTCTTCGGCGCGATCCTCGCCTGGGCGGTCATCCTGCGCATCAGCCTGAAGAAAAGGATCGCGAGGGGAGAGGCCGTGCTGCCGCAGTTCGTCTCGGTGCGCTACGACCTCGTCGCCGTCGTTCTCGGCCTCGTGCTCTACGGAGCAATCGTCTGGAAGCTGCATGAATGGCTGATCGGCGTCTCGCCGCTCGCATGA
- a CDS encoding polysaccharide deacetylase, whose protein sequence is MFRFFSFALCAAVAPLHILHAEPASSSPPARKQLVVVSFDGAHDNRLWEKSRAIARKTGAHFTYFLSCTFLFDKSQRSTYQAPHQKRGRSNVGFAPDKDDVVTRLGEIWLAHQEGHDIGSHACGHFDGAKWNEADWDAEFSFFRAALRDGWKNAGAAEREPKEWQTFVSNDIKGFRAPYLASGKALADALKKAGFVYDASLVSKGPVVPAQSDGLVRFALPLIPEGASSRPVIAMDYNLYVRHSKGKEDVANGPTYEERTLAAYRAAFDKQLAGERVPLQLGFHFVEMNGGAYWRAMERFLTEVCAKPDVACVSHREAMDILAKEKKAGEAAPEAL, encoded by the coding sequence ATGTTTCGATTCTTTTCCTTTGCCCTCTGCGCCGCAGTAGCGCCCCTTCATATCCTTCACGCCGAACCGGCTTCTTCCTCCCCACCAGCCCGCAAGCAGCTCGTGGTCGTCTCTTTCGACGGCGCGCACGACAACAGGCTATGGGAGAAGAGCCGGGCGATAGCCAGGAAGACCGGTGCACATTTCACCTACTTCCTGTCCTGCACCTTCCTCTTCGACAAGTCGCAACGCAGCACCTACCAGGCGCCGCATCAGAAACGCGGCCGGTCGAATGTCGGATTTGCCCCCGACAAGGATGACGTCGTGACGAGGCTCGGCGAGATCTGGCTCGCCCACCAGGAAGGCCACGACATCGGAAGCCACGCCTGCGGCCATTTCGACGGAGCAAAATGGAACGAGGCAGACTGGGATGCGGAGTTTTCCTTCTTCCGCGCGGCATTGCGTGACGGCTGGAAGAATGCCGGAGCCGCGGAACGCGAGCCGAAGGAATGGCAGACTTTCGTCAGCAACGACATCAAGGGATTCCGCGCACCCTACCTCGCCTCGGGGAAGGCGCTGGCGGACGCGTTGAAGAAGGCTGGCTTCGTCTATGATGCAAGTCTTGTCTCCAAGGGACCTGTCGTTCCGGCCCAGTCGGATGGCCTTGTCCGCTTCGCTCTTCCTCTCATTCCTGAGGGCGCATCCAGTCGGCCCGTCATTGCGATGGACTACAATCTCTACGTCCGCCATTCGAAGGGAAAGGAAGACGTAGCGAACGGCCCGACGTACGAAGAGCGTACCCTTGCGGCCTATCGCGCCGCGTTCGACAAGCAGCTTGCGGGAGAACGCGTTCCCCTGCAGCTTGGCTTCCATTTCGTGGAAATGAACGGTGGCGCCTACTGGCGCGCGATGGAACGCTTCCTAACGGAAGTCTGCGCCAAGCCGGATGTAGCATGTGTCAGCCATCGGGAAGCGATGGACATTCTGGCGAAGGAAAAGAAGGCGGGCGAGGCCGCCCCTGAAGCACTCTGA
- the sbmA gene encoding peptide antibiotic transporter SbmA: MFHSFFPQPKKFFLSALAWTIVAIGLWYFAVKDLGAYLGIQTPAEPPVGAAYFVTADQMWFNLFFLVCCLAFGCAWKLYDGSHRWFNWSVWGSQLIVFLTYFGVQISLAVNNWRRPFWDLVQSALDHKPGIVAWDFYSLLLSFCQIGAIGVASVILTRFFASHYVFRWRTAMNEYYTSRWQELRGIEGASQRVQEDTMRFAQITEGLGISLIDSVMTLIAFLPLLFGLSQYVPELPIIGAVPHALFWLALFWSVFGTGLLMVAGIRLPGLYFKNQRVEAAYRKELVYGEDDTGRAEPQTLKQLYDNVRVNYFRMYYNYLYFNGISALYGQADAIFVYFFLIPTFVAGTITFGLLQQILTAFGQVSNSFQYLVNQWSTIIELQSIHKRLKAFEAAIDDKPLPEIDAEFIAAGGNEELA, from the coding sequence TTGTTCCATTCCTTCTTCCCCCAACCGAAAAAATTCTTCCTCTCCGCTCTGGCGTGGACGATCGTGGCTATCGGTCTTTGGTATTTTGCCGTGAAAGACCTGGGTGCTTATCTGGGGATACAGACACCTGCGGAACCGCCGGTCGGAGCGGCCTATTTCGTTACCGCCGACCAGATGTGGTTCAATCTGTTCTTCCTTGTCTGCTGCCTGGCGTTTGGTTGCGCGTGGAAGCTCTACGATGGGTCGCACCGCTGGTTCAATTGGTCGGTTTGGGGAAGCCAGCTGATTGTATTCCTGACTTATTTCGGCGTGCAGATCTCTCTTGCAGTCAACAACTGGCGACGTCCTTTCTGGGATCTGGTTCAGTCTGCGCTGGACCACAAGCCCGGAATCGTAGCGTGGGATTTCTACAGCCTGCTACTCAGCTTCTGCCAGATCGGCGCAATCGGTGTCGCGTCGGTCATCCTGACGCGCTTCTTCGCCAGCCACTACGTGTTCCGCTGGCGGACTGCCATGAACGAATACTATACGTCGCGCTGGCAGGAACTGAGAGGAATCGAAGGCGCCTCGCAGCGTGTGCAGGAAGATACGATGCGCTTTGCGCAGATCACCGAAGGTCTCGGCATCAGCCTGATCGATTCCGTGATGACGTTGATTGCGTTCCTTCCGCTTCTGTTCGGATTGTCTCAGTACGTTCCCGAACTGCCGATCATCGGTGCCGTTCCGCATGCGCTGTTCTGGCTGGCGCTGTTCTGGTCCGTCTTCGGAACGGGTCTTCTGATGGTGGCCGGTATCAGGCTTCCGGGGCTCTACTTCAAGAACCAGCGCGTGGAAGCCGCCTATCGAAAGGAACTGGTATATGGCGAGGACGACACGGGCCGAGCCGAGCCGCAAACCCTCAAGCAGCTGTACGACAATGTGAGGGTCAACTATTTCCGTATGTATTACAATTACTTGTACTTCAACGGAATCAGCGCGCTCTACGGCCAGGCCGATGCGATCTTCGTGTACTTCTTCCTGATCCCGACGTTCGTCGCTGGAACGATCACGTTTGGCCTCCTGCAGCAGATCCTCACGGCGTTCGGGCAGGTTTCCAACTCGTTCCAGTATCTTGTGAACCAGTGGTCGACCATCATCGAACTGCAGTCGATCCACAAGCGCCTCAAGGCCTTTGAAGCCGCGATCGACGACAAGCCTCTTCCTGAGATAGACGCAGAGTTCATTGCCGCCGGCGGCAACGAGGAGCTCGCCTGA